A window of the Nibribacter ruber genome harbors these coding sequences:
- the secA gene encoding preprotein translocase subunit SecA: MFDFFGKTVAKLFGTKSERDIKEVMPYVALINQEFAKLASLSDDELRQRTQQVQATIAERLKPIDDKIAALHQRIENEPDLDIAQKEGIFVQIDELEKDRNKELEVVLMEVLPQGFAIVKETARRYKENGQLTVTATDFDREIATRKPNVQIQGDQAVWANKWNAAGTEVTWDMVHYDVQLIGGIVLHQGKIAEMATGEGKTLVATLPSFLNALAKRGVHVVTVNDYLAKRDSEWMAPLFEFHGITIDCIDKHQPNTDARRKAYLADITYGTNNEFGFDYLRDNMAREVDELVQRKHHYAMVDEVDSVLIDDARTPLIISGPVPRGDEHEFYILKPRVASLVEAQRKLVGNFLVEAKRLIKEGNEKEGGLALFRAFRGLPKNKPLIKFLGETGVRQLLLKTEAFYLQDHSRQMPEADAPLYFTIDEKHNQIELTEKGIDLITGQGEDPQLFILPDIGTEIANIENHKELSADEKLHQKEKLIQDYQEKSSRVHSINQLLKAYTLFEKDTEYIVTEDHKVKIVDEQTGRVMEGRRYSDGLHQAIEAKENVRVEDATQTYATVTLQNYFRMYHKLAGMTGTAETEAGEFWEIYKLDVVVIPTNRVAQRKDEHDKVYKTIREKYNAVAEEIQELSKAGRPVLVGTTSVEISELVSRMLKMRGIEHQVLNAKHHQREAEIVAMAGKPGAVTIATNMAGRGTDIKLAPESKAAGGLAIIGTERHESRRVDRQLRGRAGRQGDPGSSQFFVSLDDSLMRLFGSDRIARLMDRMGLEEGEVIQHSMITNSIERAQKKVEENNFGTRKRLLEYDDVMNAQREVVYKRRRNALYGERLELDIWTMIDDTAVDIVNTYKVTGNHEDFLLHIIRVYGFNTSITAQELSAQPVNNLIDRLYNEALDFYLGKNKHIMEQSAPIMKDIYENRGPMIENIAVPFSDGRKQITAVANLEKVVNSHGKELIKTVEKIITLATIDQAWTQHLRQMDDLKQSVQNAVYEQKDPLLIYKFESFELFKRMIAKVNEETISFLFKADLPQQQEQAPPVQEARQTQAPRPPRLQEQKEEVHSTLEEQRAPSMPNMPEAPVQKQAPIRVEKHAGRNDRVSVQYADGRVMKDVKYKNVENDLLNNRCILIED; this comes from the coding sequence ATGTTTGATTTTTTTGGGAAGACAGTCGCCAAACTTTTCGGCACTAAGTCAGAACGGGACATCAAAGAAGTAATGCCGTACGTGGCTCTTATCAACCAAGAGTTCGCAAAATTGGCTTCCCTTTCTGACGACGAACTGCGCCAGCGTACCCAACAGGTACAGGCTACCATTGCCGAGCGTCTGAAACCCATTGATGATAAAATAGCGGCCCTGCACCAGCGCATTGAAAATGAGCCAGACCTGGACATCGCCCAGAAGGAAGGCATCTTTGTGCAGATTGACGAGCTGGAGAAAGACCGCAACAAAGAACTGGAAGTGGTGCTCATGGAAGTGCTTCCGCAGGGCTTTGCCATTGTCAAAGAAACTGCCCGCCGCTACAAAGAAAACGGCCAGCTGACCGTGACCGCCACTGACTTTGATCGTGAGATTGCCACCCGCAAACCCAACGTGCAGATTCAGGGAGACCAAGCCGTTTGGGCCAACAAATGGAACGCCGCCGGTACTGAGGTAACCTGGGACATGGTGCACTATGACGTACAGCTGATTGGTGGTATTGTCTTGCACCAGGGTAAAATTGCCGAGATGGCCACGGGTGAGGGTAAGACCTTGGTAGCAACCCTGCCATCGTTCCTGAACGCGCTAGCCAAGCGCGGCGTGCACGTGGTGACGGTGAACGATTACTTGGCCAAGCGTGACTCTGAGTGGATGGCGCCCTTGTTTGAGTTCCACGGCATCACCATTGACTGTATTGACAAGCACCAGCCCAATACAGATGCTCGTCGCAAAGCCTATTTAGCAGACATTACCTACGGTACCAACAACGAGTTCGGGTTTGACTACCTGCGCGACAACATGGCCCGCGAAGTGGATGAACTGGTACAGCGCAAGCACCACTACGCCATGGTGGATGAGGTTGACTCCGTTTTAATTGACGATGCCCGTACGCCTCTCATTATCTCTGGCCCGGTTCCACGTGGTGATGAGCACGAATTCTATATCCTAAAGCCACGCGTGGCCTCTCTGGTAGAAGCCCAGCGTAAACTAGTGGGTAATTTCCTGGTAGAAGCCAAGCGCTTAATTAAAGAAGGAAACGAGAAAGAAGGCGGACTAGCTTTGTTCAGAGCGTTCAGAGGTTTGCCTAAAAACAAGCCATTGATTAAGTTCTTAGGTGAGACTGGGGTACGCCAATTGTTGTTAAAGACAGAGGCGTTCTACCTGCAAGACCACTCGCGCCAGATGCCAGAGGCAGACGCGCCTTTGTACTTCACCATTGACGAGAAGCACAACCAGATTGAACTGACGGAGAAAGGCATTGACCTGATTACGGGCCAAGGCGAAGATCCGCAGCTGTTCATCTTGCCAGATATTGGAACCGAGATTGCCAATATTGAGAACCACAAAGAACTATCAGCGGATGAGAAACTGCACCAAAAAGAGAAACTGATCCAGGATTACCAGGAGAAGTCTTCACGGGTGCACTCCATCAACCAGTTGCTCAAAGCCTACACCTTGTTTGAGAAAGACACGGAGTACATCGTGACCGAAGACCACAAGGTGAAGATTGTAGATGAGCAGACAGGTCGTGTGATGGAAGGCCGTCGTTATTCAGACGGATTGCACCAAGCCATTGAAGCCAAGGAAAACGTGCGCGTAGAAGACGCCACGCAGACCTACGCCACGGTGACGCTTCAGAACTACTTCAGGATGTATCACAAGCTGGCCGGTATGACCGGTACAGCAGAGACAGAGGCCGGTGAGTTCTGGGAAATCTACAAACTGGACGTGGTGGTGATTCCTACCAACCGTGTAGCCCAGCGTAAGGATGAGCACGACAAGGTGTATAAAACCATCAGAGAGAAATACAACGCCGTAGCTGAAGAGATTCAGGAACTAAGCAAAGCTGGGCGTCCGGTGCTGGTGGGTACCACGTCCGTGGAAATCTCTGAACTGGTAAGCCGTATGCTGAAAATGCGTGGTATTGAGCATCAGGTTCTAAACGCGAAGCATCACCAACGTGAAGCGGAGATTGTAGCCATGGCTGGTAAGCCAGGAGCGGTGACCATTGCCACCAACATGGCGGGCCGTGGTACGGACATTAAGCTGGCCCCAGAATCTAAAGCCGCCGGCGGATTGGCCATTATTGGTACTGAGCGCCATGAGTCGCGCCGCGTAGACCGCCAGTTGCGTGGTCGTGCCGGTCGTCAGGGGGACCCGGGTTCTTCGCAGTTCTTCGTGTCTCTGGATGACAGCTTAATGCGTTTGTTCGGTTCTGACCGTATTGCCCGTTTAATGGACCGCATGGGTCTGGAGGAAGGCGAAGTGATTCAGCACTCCATGATTACCAACTCTATTGAGCGCGCTCAGAAGAAAGTAGAGGAAAACAACTTCGGGACGCGTAAGCGCCTCTTGGAGTATGATGACGTGATGAACGCCCAGCGCGAGGTAGTGTACAAGCGCCGTCGCAATGCCTTGTATGGCGAGCGTCTGGAGCTGGACATTTGGACCATGATTGATGACACGGCGGTTGACATTGTCAATACCTACAAAGTGACTGGCAACCATGAGGACTTCTTGTTGCACATCATTAGAGTGTACGGTTTCAATACCAGCATCACGGCGCAAGAACTATCTGCCCAGCCAGTAAATAACTTGATTGACCGCTTGTACAATGAGGCTCTGGATTTCTATCTGGGCAAGAACAAGCACATCATGGAGCAGTCGGCGCCTATCATGAAGGACATTTATGAGAACCGCGGCCCAATGATTGAAAACATTGCCGTTCCGTTCTCAGATGGTCGTAAGCAAATCACGGCGGTGGCTAACCTGGAGAAAGTGGTGAACAGCCATGGCAAGGAGCTCATCAAAACCGTGGAGAAAATCATCACGCTGGCGACCATTGACCAAGCCTGGACGCAACACCTGCGCCAGATGGATGATTTGAAGCAAAGTGTGCAGAACGCGGTGTATGAGCAGAAAGACCCACTCTTGATTTACAAGTTTGAGTCGTTTGAGTTGTTCAAGCGCATGATTGCTAAGGTAAACGAAGAGACCATTTCTTTCTTGTTCAAGGCAGACTTGCCGCAGCAACAGGAGCAGGCACCACCGGTACAGGAAGCCCGCCAAACGCAGGCGCCAAGACCGCCAAGGTTGCAGGAGCAGAAAGAAGAAGTGCATTCTACCTTAGAAGAGCAACGCGCTCCGTCCATGCCGAACATGCCAGAGGCGCCCGTGCAAAAGCAGGCTCCTATCAGAGTAGAAAAGCATGCCGGCCGTAATGACCGCGTAAGCGTGCAGTACGCAGACGGACGGGTGATGAAAGACGTGAAGTACAAGAACGTAGAAAACGACTTGCTCAACAACCGTTGCATCTTAATTGAAGACTAA